A part of Gramella sp. MAR_2010_147 genomic DNA contains:
- a CDS encoding lipid A deacylase LpxR family protein: MITPSLLFSSVSTAQKFANTPTYRNFANPEYFRINFDNDIFAHSDDNYTQGISLEIVNSIFRKNPVNYLFFKSKNKSQYGISLEHLTFTPDVISSKEIQYGNRPFAATLYLKSFKITDNLQRKERLYSSFLMGVIGPRAYGKEGQTLIHEATDNWIPYGWRNQLGNDVLINYELNHEKQLLNFKDLLFLNSDLGLRLGSMYTDVSVGSSLMLGLFKSPLSINANKGKFQIYLYSNPKVYIVGYDATLQGGLFNSNNLYTIGSSDITRLKAKMDYGIVIKSGFFYLEYTRSQITKEFKTGKTEGWGGLRLGFRI; encoded by the coding sequence ATTATTACTCCTTCTCTTCTATTTTCTTCTGTTTCTACAGCCCAGAAATTTGCAAATACCCCTACGTATAGAAACTTTGCAAACCCTGAATATTTCAGAATAAATTTTGACAATGATATTTTCGCCCATTCCGACGATAATTATACACAAGGCATCAGTCTTGAAATTGTAAATTCCATTTTCAGGAAAAACCCTGTAAACTATCTGTTTTTTAAATCTAAAAATAAAAGTCAGTACGGGATCAGCCTGGAACACTTAACTTTCACTCCAGATGTGATTAGTAGTAAAGAGATCCAATATGGAAATCGTCCCTTTGCTGCGACCTTATACCTCAAGTCTTTTAAAATAACTGATAATCTCCAACGAAAAGAAAGGTTATATTCATCTTTTCTTATGGGCGTTATAGGCCCCAGAGCCTACGGTAAAGAAGGACAGACTCTGATTCACGAAGCTACAGATAATTGGATTCCATATGGATGGAGAAACCAGCTGGGCAATGATGTTCTTATTAATTATGAACTGAATCACGAAAAACAGCTGCTAAATTTCAAAGATCTTTTATTCCTGAATTCTGACCTTGGTTTAAGGCTTGGAAGTATGTATACTGATGTTTCAGTTGGATCGTCCTTAATGCTGGGTCTTTTCAAATCTCCACTATCTATAAACGCGAATAAGGGTAAATTTCAAATCTATTTATACAGCAACCCTAAAGTTTATATTGTTGGTTACGATGCTACTTTACAAGGCGGACTTTTTAACTCCAATAATTTGTATACTATTGGATCTTCAGATATTACGAGACTTAAGGCAAAAATGGATTATGGAATTGTTATAAAATCTGGCTTCTTTTATCTTGAATATACCCGAAGCCAGATTACCAAAGAATTCAAGACGGGTAAAACTGAAGGATGGGGCGGTTTGAGATTGGGCTTTAGAATTTAA
- a CDS encoding response regulator transcription factor, giving the protein MERILVIEDNPMVVKSLEFKLNRDGYDVAIAVDGREAIKFLEEGSFDLILTDLMLPFVAGNQLIQYIKENLPGTPIIVLSTSKQENIIMDAFNLGVDDFITKPFNPNELSLRVKRFLKKNSFSG; this is encoded by the coding sequence ATGGAGAGGATATTAGTTATTGAAGATAACCCAATGGTCGTCAAATCGCTGGAATTTAAATTAAACAGGGATGGTTATGATGTGGCTATAGCAGTAGATGGAAGAGAAGCTATTAAGTTTCTGGAAGAAGGATCTTTTGATCTCATATTAACAGACTTGATGTTGCCCTTCGTAGCGGGAAATCAATTGATACAGTATATCAAAGAAAATCTGCCGGGCACCCCTATCATTGTTCTCTCAACTTCAAAACAGGAAAATATTATCATGGATGCCTTTAATCTTGGAGTAGATGATTTTATAACAAAACCTTTTAATCCTAATGAATTGTCTTTAAGGGTAAAAAGATTTTTGAAGAAAAACAGCTTTTCCGGTTAA
- a CDS encoding LytTR family DNA-binding domain-containing protein, whose product MNCVVVDDEELPRKILEQLISLEPALNLLVLLDSPVDALKYINSGENQIDLIFLDIVMPDFTGFDFIKSVKSNAQIIFVSSDKNYALKAFELSNATDYLLKPIQKERFQKAVSKAIKKHQNTSIINKDSETKSNNTRENDLYVTIDKRLIKINIPDINIIEAEGNFIKIKTSTDTYLIYSSLKKIEEKLPASLFMRVHRSFIINLRRIIDIQDNSILVNKELIPVSRRYKNQLFSRLNLL is encoded by the coding sequence ATGAATTGTGTAGTTGTTGATGATGAGGAATTGCCCAGAAAAATATTAGAACAGTTAATTAGCCTGGAGCCAGCGCTTAATTTATTAGTGTTATTAGATAGTCCTGTAGATGCCCTAAAGTATATAAATTCAGGAGAAAACCAGATAGATTTAATTTTTCTTGATATAGTAATGCCAGACTTTACTGGCTTTGATTTCATTAAATCTGTTAAGTCTAATGCGCAGATCATTTTTGTTTCTTCCGATAAAAATTATGCTTTAAAAGCCTTTGAGCTTTCTAATGCAACAGATTATCTACTAAAACCTATTCAAAAAGAGAGATTTCAAAAAGCGGTTTCTAAAGCCATAAAAAAGCATCAAAATACTTCAATTATTAACAAAGACAGCGAAACTAAATCCAATAATACCAGGGAAAATGACCTTTATGTCACTATAGATAAGCGCCTGATTAAAATTAATATTCCAGATATCAATATTATTGAAGCTGAGGGTAATTTTATTAAAATTAAAACTTCTACAGATACTTACCTGATTTATTCGTCCTTAAAAAAAATTGAAGAGAAATTACCAGCATCATTATTCATGAGAGTGCATCGATCGTTTATTATCAATTTAAGAAGAATAATTGATATTCAGGATAATAGTATTTTAGTGAACAAAGAGCTAATCCCTGTTAGCAGGAGATACAAGAATCAGCTCTTTTCACGGTTAAATCTATTATAG
- a CDS encoding glycosyltransferase codes for MSIYQISEIASWLFLFYGIIISSGYTFAAVFSFLEIRDYKRKNNFQAEFALLQSSNLPAISILAPAYNEEANVVENVRSLLTLNYPSYEIVIINDGSTDNTLQELLTTFDMHRQAFLYHPFIPTKKVKGVYKSKNKSFKNLTVVDKLNGGKADALNTGINVCENEIICCIDVDCILENDALLKLVKPFLNNTKKVIASGGIIRVANSCTIEDGRILEVKLPNTFLARAQIIEYFRAFLMGRMAWSRLDGLLLISGAFGMFDKEVVIQAGGYNPDTVGEDMELLVRMRKEMREKEIPYTVGFVPNPLCWTEVPQKWKILHRQRNRWTRGTAETLWLHKKMLFNPKYGVLGILSTPYWFFFEWLAPLIEFLGLFYLIFLIVFSDLNWGVYLIFFGVVYSFAILFSITALFFEEFSFQQYKKPKYILRLLGTILLEPILYHPFIMWASVKGNWDLINGKKNWGAMGRTGLSSKEKS; via the coding sequence TTGAGTATCTATCAAATTTCAGAAATTGCCAGTTGGTTATTTTTGTTTTATGGAATTATCATTTCTTCAGGATACACTTTTGCCGCTGTATTTTCTTTTCTGGAAATTAGAGATTATAAAAGGAAAAATAATTTTCAGGCAGAATTCGCACTTCTTCAATCTTCAAACCTTCCAGCAATTTCCATCCTCGCGCCAGCTTATAATGAAGAAGCAAATGTGGTGGAAAATGTGCGTTCTCTTTTAACGCTTAATTACCCGTCTTACGAAATTGTAATCATTAATGATGGCAGCACCGATAATACGCTACAGGAGTTGTTAACTACATTTGATATGCATAGGCAAGCGTTTCTTTATCATCCTTTTATTCCAACTAAAAAAGTAAAAGGAGTCTATAAGTCAAAGAATAAATCTTTTAAAAATTTAACGGTTGTAGATAAATTGAATGGAGGCAAGGCAGATGCATTAAATACAGGAATTAATGTATGCGAAAATGAAATAATTTGCTGTATAGATGTAGACTGTATTTTAGAAAATGATGCATTATTAAAACTGGTTAAACCATTTTTAAATAATACAAAGAAAGTAATTGCCTCTGGCGGAATCATACGTGTTGCAAATTCATGCACCATTGAAGATGGAAGAATTCTGGAGGTGAAACTACCCAATACTTTTCTGGCCAGGGCACAGATTATAGAATATTTCAGGGCATTTTTGATGGGAAGGATGGCCTGGTCCAGGTTAGACGGATTATTACTTATTTCCGGAGCCTTTGGAATGTTTGATAAAGAAGTAGTGATCCAGGCGGGCGGTTATAATCCAGATACCGTAGGGGAAGATATGGAGCTCCTGGTGAGAATGCGAAAGGAAATGAGAGAAAAGGAAATTCCATATACGGTTGGTTTTGTTCCAAATCCGCTTTGCTGGACAGAAGTGCCCCAAAAATGGAAGATCTTGCATCGCCAGCGTAATAGATGGACGCGCGGTACGGCCGAAACTTTATGGCTTCATAAGAAGATGCTTTTTAACCCTAAATACGGAGTTTTAGGAATATTAAGTACTCCTTACTGGTTCTTTTTTGAATGGCTAGCTCCGCTCATAGAATTTTTAGGACTTTTCTATTTAATATTTCTAATCGTATTTAGTGATTTGAACTGGGGAGTCTATCTTATATTCTTTGGAGTGGTGTACTCTTTTGCTATTTTATTCTCTATAACAGCACTTTTTTTCGAAGAGTTCTCTTTTCAACAATATAAAAAGCCAAAATATATTCTTCGATTATTGGGGACTATATTACTCGAGCCCATATTGTATCATCCTTTTATCATGTGGGCCTCGGTCAAGGGAAACTGGGATCTTATAAATGGGAAAAAGAATTGGGGAGCTATGGGGAGAACAGGTTTGAGTAGTAAAGAAAAATCTTAA
- a CDS encoding NAD(P)/FAD-dependent oxidoreductase: MHHEIRDIVIIGAGPSGSIAAGYLEKQRASFLVLEKQKFPRFVVGESLIPRCMDNFSEAGFLEVLKAYGFQKKYGARFIRKNEIAEFDFSKKFGNGWNWTWQVPRADFDKVLTDNLKSRGVDIRFETEILSISRTGERWQILIKNNLGEETEITCNFIIDSSGNGRVLAKQFNLEAPPVIYDHSSIFTHIKETQRPEGIEGTQITFEVLDTKTWFWYIPFSNGVSSLGFVGPNTWFENFGNETAEAFKKMLKETDYYRNRFDQYPFKFEPISYRNISKNVKNVYGNGFALTGNSAEFLDPVFSSGVAFATESGLLASKLALKEIQGEPVDWEKEYSGYIKDGVDVFATYVKEWYSGKLQDIFFHTKPNTQIKAQICAVLAGYVWNKKNPFVRNHQKAITNLHHLIQMEKL, from the coding sequence ATGCATCATGAAATCAGAGATATTGTAATTATCGGTGCCGGACCTTCAGGAAGCATTGCAGCAGGATATTTAGAAAAACAGCGTGCCTCTTTTTTGGTTTTGGAAAAACAAAAATTTCCAAGATTTGTAGTTGGAGAAAGTCTAATTCCACGCTGTATGGATAATTTTTCAGAAGCGGGATTTCTGGAAGTTTTGAAAGCCTACGGATTCCAAAAAAAATATGGAGCCCGTTTCATTAGAAAAAATGAGATTGCTGAATTTGATTTCAGCAAGAAGTTCGGGAATGGCTGGAACTGGACCTGGCAGGTTCCCAGAGCAGACTTTGATAAAGTGCTTACTGATAATCTTAAATCTCGAGGTGTGGATATTAGATTCGAAACAGAGATTCTTTCAATTTCCAGAACGGGTGAGCGATGGCAAATTCTGATTAAAAATAATTTAGGGGAAGAAACTGAAATCACCTGTAATTTTATCATTGATTCCAGTGGAAATGGCCGTGTACTTGCTAAACAATTTAATCTGGAAGCGCCTCCAGTAATATATGATCACTCCTCCATTTTTACCCATATCAAAGAAACCCAAAGACCTGAAGGTATAGAAGGAACGCAAATAACCTTTGAGGTTCTGGATACCAAAACCTGGTTCTGGTATATTCCATTTTCAAACGGAGTCTCCAGTCTGGGTTTTGTAGGTCCCAATACCTGGTTTGAAAATTTCGGAAATGAGACCGCAGAAGCATTCAAAAAAATGCTTAAGGAAACTGATTATTACCGGAACCGCTTTGACCAGTATCCCTTTAAGTTTGAACCGATAAGTTATCGCAATATCTCAAAGAATGTAAAAAATGTTTATGGCAATGGATTTGCCCTTACAGGAAATTCAGCAGAATTTCTTGATCCCGTATTCTCTTCTGGTGTTGCTTTTGCAACAGAGTCTGGATTACTGGCTTCTAAATTAGCTCTGAAAGAGATCCAGGGTGAACCTGTGGACTGGGAGAAGGAGTATTCTGGTTATATCAAGGATGGTGTAGATGTATTTGCAACCTATGTAAAAGAGTGGTATTCAGGAAAACTTCAGGATATATTTTTTCATACTAAACCCAATACTCAGATAAAAGCTCAAATTTGTGCCGTTCTTGCGGGATACGTTTGGAATAAAAAGAATCCGTTTGTACGAAATCATCAAAAAGCAATTACCAATCTCCATCACCTTATACAGATGGAAAAACTATAA
- a CDS encoding STAS domain-containing protein encodes MLENENNDVIRLRGRLDEKNVSEVEKQLQEILKSKENLILDLNDLEVLDVSGIFMLFVLKQKAKNQRKDVTFLLENSKVISGNILGISIPKII; translated from the coding sequence ATGTTAGAGAATGAAAACAATGATGTAATTAGATTACGGGGTAGGTTAGATGAAAAAAATGTTTCTGAAGTTGAAAAACAGCTGCAGGAGATTCTAAAAAGTAAAGAAAATTTAATTTTAGATTTAAATGATTTAGAGGTCCTTGATGTATCAGGGATTTTCATGCTATTTGTATTAAAGCAAAAAGCGAAAAATCAACGCAAGGATGTTACTTTTCTTTTAGAAAATTCGAAAGTAATTAGCGGTAATATTTTAGGGATAAGTATCCCTAAAATTATTTAA